One Plasmodium yoelii strain 17X genome assembly, chromosome: 5 genomic window, atgttttttattttaatttttttcatttagagttctctcttttaatattctttcttatatatagttacattgttttgttttgtaaaactaaaaaaatgtGTGTATAGAGAACAgataattaataattattaagtaaaaaattatagCCATAATAGATAATTACTAATGAACAATTGAATAATTGATGGTGTggaaataaagaaaataaattaattattatttcatacatctttaataaatttctacaaataaaaaaattggtaACTACAACtaatttgtttaaaattaaattatgcTGCAACtcaaatgataaaataaaattataagagttaattaacaaaaaggaaaataaataataagatAATCCTCTCTTTAGTGAACACATAATTAATTTacacaaaatataatgatagATAGatggataaataaataaataaataaaggaAGATGGAAAATTGTAGCATCGcatctttttatttttttttgtacatGAGTAAATGTTATTTcgtttttaatttaaaataagatgcatattttaaataataataattcatgTGTcgttttataataaatagttAGCGTTGTGtatgtaaaatataatttaagaTAATGTGCATGTTCCACGTGTAgagttttattttaatttaatttttataatattcatcGAATCAAGTTTATCAAGCATTACACAGAAATAAAGAACtgcttaaatatataaataaaaaattataaaaaaaaaatgtgcaaTAACgaaaatttgttaatttcTAGATTAAATCTAAACTTGTAacacacaaaaaaattataacaataatttaaaagaaaactgtaaataaaaaaaaatttataagttTAAAATTACATTTAGCGATTTAACATAAATTATATCATAAATTGCAATCATTATATTTGAAATTACATTCAAttatgtattaataaaaaaattataatataaatatctgcataataaataatgtaaatgttaatttattaatcAAATTCtgaatttcattattttaaattcctgttaaaatttaaattcatGAAATAGGGATATTTTACAcgatttaatttatttccataaagtataacattatattatcaACATTGGTTTGCTTTATTAGTTGTTTTTATATGTGTAGATTGggaaattttaatatacataaaataaatacattttaaaatagctaaaatgaaaaaaaaaaatttcataatatattttggttgcaacattttataatgattaataaaaaatagggATATAAAATTGGGGCCATCtattatactatatattttttttaacagtTATATTAATggttaaatatttaaatatgtttaattcaGACAATTCTATATTTATGTGTGATGTAAATTTTGTATGGAAATTATATaacaattaatttttttaaaattataatttattgttattatagaTATGCTAACTTataaatctatattttaaaaatgacaTTTTTATAAGAGGAAATACATATCACTCTAATTAACTCATTTTAAATACTTAAAAAAGTAAATGTTatagataatttaaaaaatatatatcgaGGGCATTAATTATGCCACTGCGATATACAATGAGGCAACATCAAAAATAACAAGGCAAataatagtagtaataataataaataaataagcaGAATTCTCATATAAGGCCAACTTATGCGTAAACCAATATATGCTCGTTGtgcataatattttatatatctattTACTTTAGTGTTAAAAAGATATGGCTTCGTATTTAAAACTCAATATAAgcattaaaaatgataagtAAACTGCTTATTAATATAAGCAATTTTTTgtaacattataatataaatatatgaattttaataatctatataaaataatgtgGTATAGTCGATTCATTTGATTTCGAATTATAATTTCCTTTCATataattctaaaaatatattagtattcattatttggaaTTCGAAAAGACTTCCaaagagaaaaaaagaaagataaaataaatcattaataGATTATTTAGAGGATGGTGATTGATATAGTTAATGATTTCTGAGCTTGTTAATAACGATTTGGAGTTGTATAcgaataatgaaaataagaCAAATAGTACCATAAAATTActaatttatacatttttacatataaaaggattatcaatattaatatgaaaagggagaataaagaaatatttttcaaaaattataatggtTATATTTATGGTATTtaccaaaataaatatatgcatcctaatattaaacatatgtAATGGAATTATACAGAAACAAAATGGATTGAAAAATGTGGTTATggtaataatttaaaatagacAGCATATGTGAAAgcatattcattttattaataatgtaTTACAGCATTAAAATGATCAAAAACATTATGAGGAATCCACATTTATTTCATGGAAATTATGGTGGTTAATCTCAGAATATTTAGTATTTGTGATGAGTGAACTATTCCAATTAATAATTCTTCAAACATAGGGGTATTAATATTAATCTGTgaacaaaaaacaaaaatggataaatatataaaagaaaatattatatttttgtgtgggtgaatatgatatattataaatatttacatttatataaatggtatgtattttttataaatgttaaaataGGATAacgaaataataaattaaattgtGGAATAAAATGATTAagttattaaaatttatagatTGCTTACAGAGTCGACATAGGTAATATCAACGCAATCggtttttttttgaattataaaTCCAGATAAGTTAACAAACATTTTTGTCAATTCTCCATTTATAATATCCTTTTCCGAACAAATCCTTGGTCTGAATAAGTTTGCACTTTCTACAATagtatttgtatattttctttCATCTACACGGTTGTAGTCATTTATATCAGATGATGCATAGACAATTATAGTTGTGTCGTCTGATACCTAAAAATGaatcaaaaatgtatatattttgcataaaTTGCACTATATAATGTAGAAATGTTCATTTTTAGAGGGATGAGCGAAAAAAATGTTTCTTTACTTGAACTTTTTTGGCTAAAGCATAGTAATATCCATGGAACGATATAGCATCATTCTTGTAACGATGAAGAATCATCATTAAATTTGGAGAGTATTCACATacaattttttctaaaaaaaattatatttttacatatatgtaaattAGGATATTACGAAAATTAACGACTAACagataaaaaacaatattatagaatattgaaaataataaaagatgaAATATTGGATATTGTGAATCGTATATTAATTGATCAATTATTTGGTTAATACCTTTAACAATTTGATTACCAAAATATTTGACATGCGGATTCCATAGCATGTctattatatcattatacTAATGAACAAGggaaaagtatatatatacatgtagtaattattttttaatttgaactTAATTTCATGACTTAAAAATGTTTCTTTGTTAATTCATACCTTATTTGGATATTTGATTTTAtgattaaatttataaatggtTGTATTTCCATGTTTCTTAGAATATTCAATTGAGTTCTCATCGTGTTTATGATATAATTTGTAATAATTCGTACTTGCAGCATGGTATTGTAATAACAATTCAGCTTCGTCCATAAGTTGCTCTGCTATTTTAGATTCTTTATGACCAATATATAAGTTGAATGGTCGTTCACTTGTTCCTTCTAAATAATCATTGAGGGGAGTAGACCTTTTAATTTGTaaagaaaaaagataaaTGCATTTACAGACtgatatttttactattaaaTCTTATGTAGGTATACATTTCCataaatattcattatattcGATGCGAATATATACACTGTCATATGTCCTTACGTGTTAGGTGATCTAATCAATCTTCGTAAAGCTTCAATATATGAATCACCCTCACTTGCAAGGATTTTATTGCTCATATATACGGATGATatcaaaaaagaaaaaattattttaatatatcctTTACTCATTTTCGAttttaataaacaaaatattaataaatttatttatattttttttagattaAAAACTATAAATCAGGAATTCGAAAAGTTGTGTAAATAAAACTAAAATCGACGTAACTTTTcgaaaaaacaataaaaataaaatttatttaaaaaatataaaatatatattgaaaTGTTAATTttctataactttattatatttgtaaatttaacatattttatatttaattagtttGGTTGCAAGCAGCGGATAACCAAAGATTTCATAAATAACGAATGTGCATAACATTATGGGTTTTAGTTTATCAAATgttataatgataaaaataaataaatttaattatataatatcttTAATGCtgcattattaatataattttttttattatatagttctttgaattaaaaataaaatatttgtgGTGATATGCAGGGTTATATTTGCTCATATGCCGAAAATCCTATATTAGCCTTTTCTGTGTTGTTTTACCTAGTAACAAactaataatttaaaatatagattataaattttaatgcAACATTTGATaaacattattttaatataactaTTGATGCATACATTAGTGAATGAACTATTATATTAGGAGGATactatattaataattatattaaaaaataagcatgttgtttattttgaatttaattatggtttttatatttttaaatataaaaagaattTAACTTAATCACAAAATTACAACACAGTTGTACATTCGTGTTATTTATAGTACAATactacaataataatatttgtcAATTCATGATAAAAtagtttaataaaatttgcattATGGTAAATTtcgttttatattatttttttatcgaTATTAATCGAAATtttactatattatatattctaaTATAATTCATAAGGCGATAAAAATTGTGCATTGCTAGTAGTATtgatacatattttttgcaAATTGATGTGaattataaaacatattttttatttagcaagatatataatataaaataaaagctTACAATACAACATAAATCATGGAGCATTTATAcacaaaaaatgtttttattttttagttaCAATATTCTCTGTGTTAAGGTGTTTATGGTTCTGTTTCTGGACCCAAGTTGGTTTAATTGGttcatatttaataatatttggtTGTTTGAAAGtctattaaataaataaatgaatatatatatatataagatgGTGATGGTGTGTGATTCCCATGagttatatttaaataaccATAAACACATTGTTTTTTTAGAAGGaatgaataatatatttatgttaagAGTTTCAAAGAGTTATTATGTATGAGTAAAAGAAGAAATAATTGATGgtattaataatagtattttttCGAGGTTTATATGTCTCGtttgatttaattttgaaACACTTATTAGTTTAACATTCTTCTTAaatagtataaataaataaaaaatcgtTTAAATATATGCCATATACCCCAATATTTTACTATAGATGATGTCTATGTTTGTAAACAAAAAGGGTGATAAGTATTAAGTGAAAGGGatatcataaataataacagTTCTATTTGTagtattcaaaaaattaatacatatagatacattctaatattaaaagacatgaacaaaaatatatagactTTTTCAAAACggaaaaatatgttttatgaTGGTAATTTAAAGCAACCAATATGCATGGACATAAATCAttatattaacataaatCTTATAATATTACGgtgttgaaaaatatatttaaatatatgtttatttatgaGGGAAAAATAATCTAAAGCTTTTCCAATAATACTTTTTTGTTAAATGGAACCATGTTCAttctaagaaaaaaaagataaatggatgattatataaaatgtttaaattttttgcaaattataaatatgtacacTTATTTAAAacgatatttttttaacaattgttgaaataaattattatattattaaaatatgtataccGTTTACAGAGTCGACATaggatatataaatatgttttttttttttttcaataatgtATCCATTTAAGTTAACAaacattttttgtaattcTCCATTTCTAATATCATCTTCAGAATCAATGTCAGTTTTGAATAAATTTGCATTTTCTATTATTGTATTTTGAAAGGATTTCTCATTTTTACTGTTgtgatcatttatatttgctgAAGTCATGACAATTATAGTTTTGGTTTCTGAtatctacaaaattaataaaagtgtatttgaataatacaaaaaatatgatttataaCGAAATAGAAGAAGAAAGTTTTCCTTACTTTAAATTTTGCAACtaaagcataaaaatatttctcaTGAGACCATGGCCATTTTTTGGAACGTTGCTGTATCATTACTAAATTGGGACTGTACACACGGGCAATTTTTCCTAAAAAcgtattataaaattgtatatatataattaaaatatgatgagTTTGAAGATATGGAAAAGAATATATAGTATCATATaacaatagtaataataaatcacGAAATGTCgaataaatagtaacaataatatgtttaattgtctaattatttatgttttgtatACTTTTAACCAAGcctttatataaaaaattgtcaCAATCTGGATCCCAAAACCTGTTTATTAATGCATTATACTAATGGAAGCAAAGaaaaatgtatgtatataaattatagtaattttttaatttcaatttgGTTTACAACTTTTAATGTTGTTCTTTAATTGATACCTTTTTTTGAttatcaattatatattgaaTTTTTTCAACATCTGTATGGTCttgatgtttttttttataaaaatacatctGGTAAGGAAAATATCTaccatataatttataaccATCTTTACTTTTAGCATGCTGTTCTAAATGCGTTACAGCTTCTTTCATAAGTTTTTCTGCATTTATAGTTTCTTCGGGATTGGTATATAATAGGTgcttgtttttttcatatatttcttctGAATTATCATTgctaaaaatgaacatatttttaatgcgtacaaaaataaaggtattgtatttatattataatattgttGCAAAGACGtacatttaatattttcataatgaaatatgtaacatatagtatattatatatatattgcagTATTTTCTTACGtagtataaattttttttaatttgaatggtatatgtatttttaatttgtgtTTTGTATCTTTTTTTGGAACAAGCTCAGTTGCAAGGGTTTTCTTATTCATATATAGGGAgattattaaaagaaaaaaaacaatttggatataaaatttactcatttttgaaatttacaaacaaaatattaaaatatatattattattttttagttaAAAATTAACAACTCAAAACTTGGACaagtataattaaaattgaagCAAATAACGTTTTCTaatcaaatataaaaaactattatttaaacgacaaaatatattattcttttattagatttataagtttaatatatttttaatttaaataattcaaccAAAAAACGACATCAATAAAGGTATctttcataaataatgaatatcaaaaatattattattcacaatttcattaatattataatatctaaaaataaataactttaattatattatataaatgatattttcaatatatagCATTATGAATccacaaattatatatttttataattgacTAAACtcaaattaaaatttataaaacatCACGTTACATATGGAACTACATATAcacttatatttatatataatagaaaaaaacaatgCTGTTTTTACCTAGtagaaaataaatcatttaaatataaagtaagaaaataataaaaatatatatatttgtttcaatataattatatatacttacattaataattatattaaaataattattttcctATTTTCTTCCATTTGTTTTACAAAATTTCTTTGGTAATGCACagtttttaatataaaacatgtatattctatttttaaatattaaaatagttaatttAATCTTAGAAATttagttaattttatatattactaatactactataataacaatattttttatatcataataatagtatgctaaaatttatattatgagGATCACGCATTctatgatttttttattacttttaatacaaatttcactaaattacatttttctagcaaaattgttaattttataaaaattattttgggTAATAATATTGTCGCccatgtttttttataaatgaatacaaattataaattccCTTTTAATAGTAAAacatagtatatatataattttaaaaaatacaaataaataaaatataaaaatataaaaataaaataatgagaCACAATGTTGCAAattcaataaatatatatatataattaatttagtttttaattataatatccTTGATGTAGAGGTGTTCATGTATTATGGGTCAATGTCATGGTTATGggttatatttttgttcacTGAGTCTGCGTTTTGATTTAGGGTTCAGGATATACtgtaatttaattttttataatttaataatatttttgtctGTAAAtgttgattaaatatatgtactatCCCTGTATTCTTAATCTCGAAGTGATTTCTAGATATACAACCACCAAAGAAGCATagtcattaatatgaaagagGCTACATAACATGTTTTATAAGCTATAATACTTATGTTtaatttgttcatatatattaaatgtggCAATATTATAACTTTGAAT contains:
- a CDS encoding fam-a protein, which gives rise to MNKKTLATELVPKKDTKHKLKIHIPFKLKKIYTTNDNSEEIYEKNKHLLYTNPEETINAEKLMKEAVTHLEQHAKSKDGYKLYGRYFPYQMYFYKKKHQDHTDVEKIQYIIDNQKKYNALINRFWDPDCDNFLYKGLVKRKIARVYSPNLVMIQQRSKKWPWSHEKYFYALVAKFKISETKTIIVMTSANINDHNSKNEKSFQNTIIENANLFKTDIDSEDDIRNGELQKMFVNLNGYIIEKKKKHIYISYVDSNEHGSI
- a CDS encoding fam-a protein — encoded protein: MSKGYIKIIFSFLISSVYMSNKILASEGDSYIEALRRLIRSPNTSTPLNDYLEGTSERPFNLYIGHKESKIAEQLMDEAELLLQYHAASTNYYKLYHKHDENSIEYSKKHGNTTIYKFNHKIKYPNKYNDIIDMLWNPHVKYFGNQIVKEKIVCEYSPNLMMILHRYKNDAISFHGYYYALAKKVQVSDDTTIIVYASSDINDYNRVDERKYTNTIVESANLFRPRICSEKDIINGELTKMFVNLSGFIIQKKTDCVDITYVDSININTPMFEELLIGIVHSSQILNILRLTTIISMK